A region from the Algoriphagus machipongonensis genome encodes:
- a CDS encoding GIY-YIG nuclease family protein: MSACYIIFSPSLNKFYTGITQEPVHIRIEKHNKHQYGAHRFTAKATDWELYLLLEAQSYSHARRMELKIKKMKSAKFIRDLKENLDMQSLLIQQTI, from the coding sequence ATGTCGGCCTGCTACATTATTTTTAGTCCTTCCTTGAATAAATTCTACACAGGAATTACTCAGGAACCTGTCCATATTAGAATCGAAAAGCATAACAAGCACCAATATGGAGCACATAGATTTACTGCAAAGGCAACTGATTGGGAACTCTACCTCCTGCTGGAAGCTCAATCCTATTCCCATGCCCGTAGAATGGAGTTAAAGATCAAAAAAATGAAAAGTGCAAAGTTTATCAGGGACCTAAAAGAAAACTTAGATATGCAATCACTCTTGATCCAACAAACAATATGA